A single window of Rhodococcus jostii RHA1 DNA harbors:
- a CDS encoding MFS transporter has protein sequence MAKQLGDRREAWRRTAYTLRRSPGLARLATVRFASQLGDGMFQTALGGAILFNPERATDPVTIAAGFAVLLLPYSVIGPYAGALLDRWDRRAVLLWANVLRGLLILLTAVLLETGTGESALLLLALAAIGVSRFVLAGVSAALPRVVHRSWLVATNSVLATAGSVVAALGAATSVAIISLVGAGDRGSGIAVATAACGSAVAAFAASRFHHRLLGPHADEKPEYGAVRAVAAGLRNGAVAVWQSPGVTTAMIGIGTHRIVFGVNTLIMVLVLRDTATVSALPGGLAGFGVAVGATAAGMLLAAISTPFLIPRVGRSRTIVGGLILALVVQCTLVATLTQASLLCGALLLGFAGQSIKLTGDAAMQIEIEDDRRGQVFALQDTVFNVAFIASIAAASLVIAPDGRSLGLVLAGGAVYGLGLLGVLFNSRREPA, from the coding sequence ATGGCGAAACAGCTCGGCGACCGGCGCGAGGCGTGGCGCAGAACGGCGTACACCCTCCGGCGGTCGCCCGGGCTGGCCCGCCTCGCGACGGTGCGATTCGCCAGTCAGCTGGGCGACGGCATGTTCCAGACGGCACTCGGCGGCGCGATTCTGTTCAACCCGGAGCGCGCAACGGATCCCGTCACGATTGCCGCCGGTTTCGCGGTACTACTGCTCCCGTACTCGGTGATCGGACCGTACGCGGGCGCGCTCCTCGACCGCTGGGATCGCCGCGCCGTGCTGCTGTGGGCGAATGTTCTGCGCGGACTGCTGATTCTGCTGACCGCCGTGTTGCTGGAGACGGGGACCGGTGAGTCCGCGCTCCTCCTCCTGGCGCTCGCCGCCATCGGAGTGAGCCGTTTCGTTCTCGCGGGAGTCTCGGCGGCGCTGCCGCGAGTGGTGCACCGGTCCTGGCTCGTGGCCACCAATTCGGTGCTCGCCACCGCCGGCTCCGTCGTCGCCGCACTCGGAGCAGCGACGTCCGTCGCCATCATCTCCCTCGTGGGCGCCGGCGATCGCGGCTCGGGAATCGCCGTCGCGACAGCCGCCTGCGGTTCCGCGGTGGCCGCATTCGCGGCGTCGCGCTTCCACCATCGGCTGCTCGGCCCGCACGCCGACGAGAAACCCGAATACGGGGCGGTCCGCGCCGTCGCCGCCGGACTGCGCAACGGGGCGGTCGCCGTGTGGCAGTCACCGGGCGTCACAACGGCGATGATCGGAATAGGCACGCACCGGATCGTTTTCGGTGTCAACACGTTGATCATGGTCCTGGTACTCCGGGACACCGCCACCGTCAGCGCCCTGCCGGGCGGTCTGGCCGGGTTCGGCGTCGCCGTCGGCGCCACCGCCGCGGGCATGCTGCTGGCGGCGATCTCGACACCGTTCCTGATTCCGCGCGTCGGACGGTCGCGCACCATCGTCGGCGGCCTGATCCTCGCCCTCGTCGTGCAGTGCACGCTCGTCGCGACGCTCACGCAGGCTTCGCTGCTGTGCGGTGCGCTCCTCCTCGGATTCGCCGGGCAGTCCATCAAACTCACCGGTGACGCGGCGATGCAGATCGAGATCGAGGACGACCGCCGCGGACAGGTGTTCGCCCTGCAGGACACGGTGTTCAACGTGGCCTTCATCGCGTCGATCGCCGCGGCCTCCCTGGTGATCGCCCCCGACGGCCGGTCACTCGGGCTGGTGTTGGCGGGTGGCGCGGTCTACGGACTCGGACTGCTCGGCGTCCTGTTCAACTCCCGACGCGAACCCGCCTGA
- a CDS encoding TetR/AcrR family transcriptional regulator gives MPGTPRERAREQTLQDITRIGREQLAAVGAAALSLRAVARDLGVVSSAVYRYVKSRDELLTLLVVDGYNELGDAAEAAVASAAEPREQFLALGRAVREWALHEPARYGLLFGSPVPGYHAPGEQTTTPGTRVIYALVGIFDNAFRAGKLEAAAAAPIDDELAADLDRIRSELGLTTPDHLLARGVLVWSALFGAVNFEVFGQYGADTFTTPGALYEHHLAVLAETAGLSGA, from the coding sequence ATGCCAGGAACACCACGGGAGCGCGCCCGCGAGCAGACGTTGCAGGACATCACGAGGATCGGACGCGAACAGCTGGCCGCGGTCGGTGCCGCGGCCCTGTCGCTGCGCGCCGTCGCGCGGGACCTCGGCGTCGTGTCCTCCGCCGTCTACCGGTACGTCAAGAGCCGCGACGAACTGCTGACGCTGCTCGTCGTCGACGGATACAACGAACTCGGCGACGCCGCGGAGGCAGCCGTCGCGTCCGCCGCCGAACCGCGGGAACAGTTCCTGGCACTCGGCCGGGCGGTGCGCGAATGGGCGCTCCACGAGCCCGCCCGCTACGGATTGCTGTTCGGCAGCCCGGTTCCCGGCTACCACGCGCCCGGCGAGCAGACCACGACGCCGGGCACGCGGGTGATCTACGCCCTCGTCGGGATCTTCGACAACGCGTTCCGGGCGGGCAAGCTCGAGGCGGCCGCCGCCGCGCCCATCGACGACGAGCTCGCGGCAGACCTCGACCGCATCCGCTCCGAACTCGGACTCACCACCCCCGACCATCTGCTCGCCCGCGGCGTGCTGGTCTGGTCGGCTCTGTTCGGGGCGGTGAACTTCGAGGTGTTCGGGCAGTACGGCGCCGACACGTTCACCACACCGGGGGCACTGTACGAGCACCACCTCGCGGTTCTGGCCGAGACGGCGGGGCTGTCCGGGGCGTAA
- a CDS encoding MFS transporter, producing the protein MYSDSPRRRPHTSTSTAHADTVPTSTVRTTSRHFHGLNYLLVVLLLGANIPTALYSLYRHEFGFTPLVQTLIFAVYVAGLLPSLLFFGPLSDALGRRFVLLAAISFSLLGALVLAFADSTIWLFFGRIAQGIAVGACSAAGSAALIEHEPARNLRRAGLAATLTTALGASLGPLFGGAVAQYLPHALVLPYVLFALTLLPALIMVLLLPAPTGGQSRPTQLFQVPHVPAPIRQVFWLSSLGVALAWGAVGLFQSVVPTWIIGLLGVSNLVVAGGAAALVMICSVTAQLVANRFGTVLCRTLGIGAVGAGMIGLLVVDFVPSLVLLCVVTVIVGVGHGLSFAGAMRAVGAAAAEHAPDAQGGTLAAFFTVGYVGLAVPSICAGIAITVQGMHVAIIELAIIGAVLCGVLAVLSVRTKGRDHAVLPLTQ; encoded by the coding sequence ATGTATTCGGACAGCCCGAGGAGGCGACCCCACACGTCCACGTCAACCGCTCACGCCGACACCGTCCCCACCTCCACCGTCCGCACCACCAGCCGCCACTTCCACGGCCTGAACTACCTCCTCGTCGTGCTGCTCCTCGGCGCCAACATCCCCACGGCGCTGTACTCGCTCTACCGCCACGAGTTCGGATTCACCCCTCTGGTCCAGACGCTGATCTTCGCCGTCTACGTCGCCGGACTGCTTCCCTCGTTGCTGTTCTTCGGCCCGCTGTCCGACGCACTCGGACGCCGTTTCGTGTTGCTGGCCGCCATCTCCTTCAGCCTGCTGGGCGCACTGGTCCTCGCGTTCGCCGACTCGACCATCTGGCTGTTCTTCGGCCGAATCGCCCAGGGCATCGCCGTCGGTGCGTGTTCGGCCGCCGGATCCGCCGCCCTCATCGAGCACGAACCGGCCCGTAACCTCCGCCGCGCGGGTCTCGCCGCCACCCTCACCACCGCACTCGGTGCGTCGCTGGGCCCGCTGTTCGGCGGGGCCGTCGCGCAGTACCTTCCGCACGCCCTCGTCCTGCCGTACGTGCTGTTCGCGCTGACACTGCTGCCTGCACTGATCATGGTGCTGCTGCTCCCCGCACCCACCGGCGGGCAGTCCCGCCCCACCCAGCTGTTCCAGGTCCCGCACGTCCCCGCACCCATCCGTCAGGTGTTCTGGCTGTCCTCCCTCGGAGTCGCACTGGCGTGGGGTGCCGTCGGCCTGTTCCAGTCGGTGGTCCCGACGTGGATCATCGGCCTGCTCGGCGTGAGCAACCTCGTGGTCGCCGGCGGTGCCGCCGCACTGGTCATGATCTGCTCGGTGACCGCACAACTCGTGGCCAACCGATTCGGAACCGTGCTCTGCCGAACCCTGGGCATCGGCGCCGTCGGCGCAGGCATGATCGGGTTGCTCGTCGTCGACTTCGTGCCGTCCCTCGTCCTGCTGTGCGTCGTGACCGTCATCGTCGGTGTGGGGCACGGACTCTCGTTCGCCGGAGCGATGCGCGCGGTGGGTGCCGCCGCCGCGGAGCACGCCCCCGACGCCCAGGGCGGGACGCTCGCCGCGTTCTTCACCGTCGGCTACGTCGGTCTCGCCGTGCCGTCCATCTGCGCGGGCATCGCCATCACCGTCCAGGGCATGCACGTCGCCATCATCGAACTCGCGATCATCGGCGCCGTCCTGTGCGGCGTCCTCGCGGTGCTGAGCGTCCGCACGAAGGGTCGTGACCACGCCGTTCTACCCTTGACGCAGTGA
- a CDS encoding YqgE/AlgH family protein has product MAHAEEPEDRTASTEPVVRPGSLLVSSTDLVEPAFRRTVIYVIEHNDAGSLGVVINRPSETAVHDVLPQWAPLAARPSALYVGGPVKRDAALCLATLRTGAQADGVAGLRRVHGRVVMVDLDSDPEVIAPLVEGVRIFAGYSGWTYGQLDSELQRDDWIVISALASDVVAPARVDVWAQVLRRQPLPLALLATHPIDVERN; this is encoded by the coding sequence GTGGCGCACGCAGAAGAACCCGAAGATCGAACGGCGTCGACGGAACCGGTGGTCCGGCCCGGCAGCCTGTTGGTCTCGTCCACAGATCTCGTCGAACCCGCATTCCGTCGCACCGTGATCTATGTGATCGAGCACAACGACGCCGGCAGCCTCGGCGTGGTCATCAACCGTCCCAGCGAAACCGCGGTGCACGACGTGCTGCCACAGTGGGCGCCGCTCGCCGCGCGCCCGTCCGCGCTGTACGTCGGCGGCCCCGTCAAACGGGACGCCGCACTGTGCCTGGCGACGCTGCGCACCGGTGCGCAGGCCGACGGTGTCGCGGGTCTGCGCCGGGTCCACGGCCGTGTGGTGATGGTGGATCTCGACTCCGACCCCGAGGTCATCGCCCCGCTGGTGGAGGGTGTCCGGATCTTCGCCGGCTACTCCGGCTGGACGTACGGCCAGCTCGACTCCGAACTCCAGCGCGACGACTGGATCGTGATCTCCGCGCTCGCGTCGGACGTGGTCGCTCCCGCCCGGGTCGACGTGTGGGCGCAGGTGCTGCGCAGGCAGCCGCTCCCCCTCGCCCTGCTCGCCACTCACCCGATCGACGTCGAGCGCAACTAG
- a CDS encoding DUF4185 domain-containing protein, with product MAGVPLCVAAVVAATIGFTAAPAAAETTPWLPVNACGETGFNPAKEPPSPGGGPLLPPIPPTVSIPIPYPDFVPVPVPGPTADQTRVAQDLPADPCADPCPDLTDPVDEPETEPGSSGSAGSSGSAGSSGSSGSSALPIPKISIDPRPETIPIPVPGGPGPEPQPAPPVEINPAERGSLTAPVAKPEVGDVQLVSQLTGRGSENRTDKRWQVDGTDLGITWETKPGEVAVAFGDTFGKDWAPPGAFGEDWRSNVLGHSTDTDLSDGMTIDSMVQDSRCHAAEIIDSRHINNFETTTIPTSGFAIGDRQYLSYMSVKRWSMVPGMWYTNYGGIAYSDDNGQTWTKDQHAKWDNIFGARFQVSAMVPQGDYVYMFGTPNGRIGTIGLARVPVDQVLNTTSYQYWSDGTWTPVSQHLATPIVGGVASELSVRYDATAGTWLMSYLEPVGGSIILRQSSSPQGVWSDGATLVDTADYPMAYGGFMHPWSTDKDLYFTISEWDSYNVYLMHASLHP from the coding sequence GTGGCCGGAGTGCCGCTGTGCGTCGCCGCCGTGGTGGCCGCGACGATCGGCTTCACCGCCGCCCCCGCCGCGGCCGAGACCACTCCGTGGCTGCCGGTGAACGCGTGCGGCGAGACCGGGTTCAACCCGGCCAAGGAACCGCCGAGTCCGGGCGGCGGTCCACTGCTTCCGCCCATTCCCCCGACCGTGAGCATCCCGATCCCGTACCCCGACTTCGTGCCGGTGCCGGTCCCCGGACCGACCGCCGACCAGACGCGTGTCGCCCAGGACCTTCCCGCCGACCCGTGCGCGGACCCGTGCCCCGACCTCACCGATCCGGTCGACGAACCGGAGACCGAGCCCGGGTCCTCCGGCTCTGCAGGCTCTTCCGGTTCCGCGGGGTCGTCGGGTTCGTCCGGCTCGAGTGCGCTGCCGATCCCGAAGATCTCGATCGATCCGCGTCCCGAGACCATTCCCATCCCCGTTCCCGGCGGCCCCGGACCCGAGCCGCAGCCGGCGCCTCCCGTCGAGATCAACCCCGCCGAACGTGGTTCCCTCACCGCACCCGTGGCGAAGCCGGAGGTCGGCGACGTCCAATTGGTGTCGCAGCTGACGGGCCGTGGTTCGGAGAACCGCACGGACAAACGCTGGCAGGTCGACGGCACCGACCTCGGCATCACCTGGGAGACGAAACCCGGTGAGGTCGCGGTCGCGTTCGGGGACACGTTCGGCAAGGACTGGGCTCCACCCGGCGCGTTCGGCGAGGACTGGCGGAGCAACGTTCTCGGCCACAGCACCGACACCGACCTGTCCGACGGCATGACCATCGACAGCATGGTCCAGGACAGCCGGTGCCATGCCGCCGAGATCATCGACAGCAGGCACATCAACAACTTCGAGACCACCACCATCCCCACGTCGGGGTTCGCGATCGGTGACCGTCAGTACCTCAGCTACATGTCGGTGAAGCGCTGGAGCATGGTCCCCGGCATGTGGTACACGAACTACGGCGGCATCGCGTACTCCGACGACAACGGGCAGACCTGGACCAAGGACCAGCATGCCAAGTGGGACAACATCTTCGGCGCCCGATTCCAGGTGTCCGCGATGGTGCCGCAGGGCGACTACGTGTACATGTTCGGCACCCCCAACGGGCGGATCGGCACCATCGGCCTGGCCCGGGTGCCGGTCGATCAGGTCCTCAACACCACGTCGTACCAGTACTGGTCGGACGGCACGTGGACCCCGGTGTCCCAGCACCTCGCCACCCCCATCGTCGGTGGAGTGGCCAGCGAACTGTCTGTCCGCTACGACGCGACCGCGGGCACCTGGCTGATGAGCTACCTCGAGCCCGTCGGCGGCTCGATCATCCTGCGGCAGTCGTCGAGCCCGCAGGGTGTGTGGTCGGACGGCGCGACGCTCGTCGACACGGCCGACTACCCGATGGCATACGGCGGCTTCATGCATCCGTGGTCGACGGACAAGGATCTGTATTTCACGATCTCGGAGTGGGACAGCTACAACGTCTACCTGATGCACGCGTCCCTGCACCCGTGA
- a CDS encoding FadR/GntR family transcriptional regulator, with the protein MAVVRRESAYQQSLDWMRGQIAQGDWTVGERIPTEPELMTLLGVGRNTVREAIKTLTSTGILEIRRGSGTFVRARTDIGGLLGRQVAVAEMLNVFEVRRALETEAVRLACGRRTDEDLRSLSALLEERQRTTDQPSRFADADLAFHLGVVEAAHNPVLSDLFAGILEPTRATYDFTEGVHPPSLTTDDHRAVIDAIAARDADAAVRAALGYLDRVLDAVHQASRP; encoded by the coding sequence ATGGCAGTGGTTCGGCGCGAATCCGCGTATCAGCAGTCCCTGGACTGGATGCGTGGCCAGATCGCCCAGGGCGACTGGACGGTGGGCGAGCGCATCCCGACGGAACCCGAGTTGATGACGCTGCTCGGGGTCGGGCGCAACACCGTGCGCGAGGCCATCAAGACCCTGACGTCGACGGGCATCCTCGAGATCCGGCGCGGGTCCGGGACGTTCGTGCGGGCCCGCACCGACATCGGCGGGCTGCTCGGGCGACAGGTCGCGGTCGCCGAGATGCTGAACGTCTTCGAGGTCCGGCGGGCCCTCGAGACGGAGGCCGTCCGGCTGGCGTGCGGTCGCCGCACCGACGAAGACCTGCGGTCCCTGTCCGCGCTACTGGAAGAGCGGCAGCGAACGACGGATCAGCCGTCCCGGTTCGCGGACGCCGACCTCGCATTTCACCTCGGGGTCGTGGAGGCCGCGCACAATCCGGTGCTGTCCGACCTGTTCGCGGGGATCCTCGAACCCACCCGCGCCACCTACGACTTCACCGAGGGCGTCCACCCCCCGTCGCTGACCACCGACGACCATCGCGCCGTCATCGACGCGATCGCCGCCCGCGACGCGGACGCCGCGGTCCGGGCCGCCCTCGGCTACCTCGACCGCGTGCTCGACGCGGTGCACCAGGCCTCCCGCCCGTGA
- a CDS encoding Mut7-C RNAse domain-containing protein, which translates to MPMPEPLRHCEFRFYEELNDFLPPLRRKRTFEHEFDGTPSVKDRIEALGVPHTEVDLILVDEVSVDFAHLLRGGERVAVYPMFERLEVTGVTKLRPRPLRDPTFVLDVHLGRLARYLRLLGFDTRYRNDFADPELVNISLSEHRIVLTRDTGLLKRSALTHGAFLHETDPRRQLREVLDRFDLRSRISPFTRCARCNGLLAPVPRAEALAEAPPGVAGNEHEFSRCRDCAQLYWPGSHLPKLRRRLSEVGVTLEVDSQDA; encoded by the coding sequence ATGCCGATGCCCGAGCCACTTCGTCACTGCGAGTTCCGCTTCTACGAGGAGCTGAACGACTTTCTGCCGCCGCTGCGGCGCAAGCGCACGTTCGAGCACGAATTCGATGGCACCCCGTCGGTGAAGGACCGGATCGAGGCGCTGGGCGTCCCGCACACCGAGGTGGATCTGATCCTCGTCGACGAGGTGTCGGTCGATTTCGCGCACCTGCTGCGCGGCGGCGAACGGGTCGCGGTGTACCCGATGTTCGAGCGACTCGAGGTGACCGGAGTCACGAAACTGCGTCCCCGACCGCTGCGGGACCCGACGTTCGTGCTCGACGTGCATCTCGGCCGACTCGCCCGCTACCTCCGCCTGCTGGGATTCGACACCCGCTACCGCAACGACTTCGCCGACCCGGAACTGGTGAACATCTCCCTGTCCGAGCATCGCATCGTCCTGACCCGGGACACGGGCCTACTCAAGAGGTCGGCGCTCACCCACGGCGCGTTCCTGCACGAAACCGACCCACGCCGGCAGTTGCGGGAAGTGCTGGACCGCTTCGACCTTCGGTCGCGGATCTCACCGTTCACGCGGTGCGCGCGCTGCAACGGCCTTCTCGCGCCGGTTCCCCGTGCCGAAGCGCTCGCCGAGGCGCCACCGGGCGTCGCGGGTAATGAACACGAGTTCAGTCGATGCCGCGACTGTGCGCAGCTGTACTGGCCGGGCAGCCATCTTCCGAAGCTGCGCCGACGCCTGTCGGAGGTCGGGGTGACGCTCGAGGTGGATTCTCAGGATGCGTGA
- a CDS encoding NAD-dependent epimerase/dehydratase family protein yields the protein MSNIEIVTGAGPVGWTVALQLAEQGRQVRVLTRSGSGPDHPLIERRKVDVSDADALGEAFDGAVAVYHCIHAAYNADAWERELPAAEQTVLEAAGRVGAVVVFPESLYSYDTSHQPMTEHTPRPADSGKRGIRTRLLKARAESSTLTVSVVASDFFGPQVLNAHAGERMVPVVLAGKTMRVLGSADLPHSFTYVPDLAAAMIAAAHDPALWNSVLHAPTVPAVTQRQMVEAYAKAAGVPAPKVRTLPGWVIRGGGLVHQGSRELAEMLYQFEEPFVMDSSESEARLGLAPTPLDRAAEETVQWWQDRRSRPPDRVL from the coding sequence ATGTCGAACATCGAGATCGTCACCGGAGCAGGACCCGTCGGCTGGACCGTCGCCCTGCAGCTCGCCGAACAGGGGCGCCAGGTGCGGGTCCTCACACGGTCGGGCAGCGGCCCGGACCATCCTCTGATCGAGCGGCGGAAGGTCGACGTCTCCGACGCCGACGCGTTGGGTGAGGCGTTCGACGGAGCCGTCGCCGTCTACCACTGCATCCACGCCGCCTACAACGCCGACGCATGGGAGCGCGAACTCCCCGCCGCCGAGCAGACCGTGCTCGAGGCCGCAGGCCGCGTCGGCGCCGTCGTCGTGTTCCCCGAAAGCCTCTACTCCTACGACACGTCGCACCAGCCGATGACCGAGCACACGCCGCGGCCGGCCGACTCCGGCAAACGCGGCATCCGGACCCGGCTTCTGAAAGCCCGCGCCGAGTCCTCGACCCTCACCGTGAGCGTCGTCGCGTCCGACTTCTTCGGACCGCAGGTGCTGAACGCGCACGCCGGAGAGCGCATGGTGCCCGTCGTCCTCGCGGGCAAGACGATGCGCGTCCTCGGTTCCGCCGACCTGCCCCACTCGTTCACGTACGTTCCCGACTTGGCGGCCGCGATGATCGCCGCCGCCCACGACCCCGCGCTGTGGAACTCGGTGCTGCACGCACCGACCGTCCCGGCCGTCACCCAACGGCAGATGGTCGAGGCCTACGCGAAGGCCGCCGGGGTTCCCGCCCCGAAGGTGCGCACCCTGCCCGGCTGGGTGATCCGCGGCGGCGGGCTCGTGCACCAGGGGAGCCGCGAGCTGGCCGAGATGCTGTACCAGTTCGAGGAGCCGTTCGTGATGGACTCGTCCGAGAGCGAGGCCCGGCTCGGACTGGCCCCGACCCCGCTGGACCGCGCCGCCGAGGAGACCGTCCAGTGGTGGCAGGACAGGCGGTCGCGGCCGCCGGATAGGGTCCTGTGA
- a CDS encoding PaaI family thioesterase — protein sequence MTDLTREAASAFVAAAGLELDEVSGTKVVGHIDLSADHHTPWGVVHGGVYTTAVESAASIGASTAVADRGEFAVGVHNGTDFLRARTEGRVDVVAVPIQQGRVQQLWSVVITATDTGKEVARGQVRLQNVPMPGSK from the coding sequence ATGACCGATCTGACCCGGGAGGCGGCGAGCGCCTTCGTCGCCGCTGCCGGCCTGGAACTCGACGAGGTGTCGGGGACGAAGGTCGTCGGCCACATCGACCTGTCCGCCGACCACCACACACCGTGGGGAGTCGTGCACGGCGGCGTCTACACGACGGCGGTCGAATCGGCCGCGAGTATCGGTGCGAGCACTGCCGTCGCCGACCGTGGTGAGTTCGCGGTGGGTGTGCACAACGGTACCGACTTCCTGCGGGCCCGCACCGAGGGGCGGGTCGATGTGGTCGCGGTGCCCATCCAGCAGGGCCGGGTGCAGCAGTTGTGGTCGGTGGTGATCACCGCGACCGACACCGGCAAGGAGGTGGCCCGCGGTCAGGTGCGGCTACAGAACGTGCCGATGCCGGGGTCGAAATAG
- a CDS encoding bile acid:sodium symporter family protein, translating into MKFLSRFHLDGFVLGIVAVAILGTVFPVSGTGQTVLDWATRIAIGVLFLLYGTRLSPQEALKGLKHWRLHSVVFAATFVLFPLIGLALRILVPGVLSEDLYTGILYLCLVPSTVQSSIAFTSIAKGNVAGAIVSASFSNLIGVFVTPALVILLMNTTGDAHVDFSSILDIVLQLLLPFFVGQLIRPFVIDWLQKYSEPTRIVDRGSIFLVVFSAFSASMTEGIWHTVTVWQVIGVVLVCFVILAVVLAVTAVAGRKLGFSVPDRIVIVFCGSKKSLATGLPMASVLFAGHPVGLIVLPLMIFHQIQLIVCAALAQKYSRRSREESASTVA; encoded by the coding sequence GTGAAATTTCTCAGCCGGTTCCACCTCGACGGGTTCGTCCTCGGCATCGTCGCCGTGGCGATCCTGGGGACCGTCTTCCCCGTGTCGGGGACCGGTCAGACGGTGCTCGACTGGGCCACCCGGATCGCGATCGGCGTCCTGTTCCTGCTGTACGGCACGCGGCTGTCGCCGCAGGAGGCGCTGAAGGGGCTGAAACACTGGCGGCTGCATTCCGTCGTGTTCGCCGCGACGTTCGTGCTCTTCCCGCTGATCGGGCTCGCGCTGCGCATCCTCGTGCCGGGGGTGCTCAGCGAGGACCTGTACACGGGCATCCTGTACCTGTGCCTGGTTCCGTCGACGGTGCAGTCGTCGATCGCGTTCACGTCCATCGCCAAGGGCAACGTGGCGGGGGCGATCGTGAGCGCGTCGTTCTCCAATCTCATCGGTGTGTTCGTGACACCGGCGCTGGTGATCCTGCTGATGAACACCACCGGTGACGCCCACGTCGACTTCTCGTCGATCCTCGACATCGTGCTACAGCTTCTCCTGCCGTTCTTCGTCGGCCAGCTGATCCGGCCGTTCGTCATCGACTGGTTGCAGAAGTACTCCGAACCCACCCGGATCGTGGATCGCGGCTCGATCTTCCTCGTGGTCTTCTCCGCGTTCAGCGCGAGCATGACCGAGGGAATCTGGCACACGGTGACGGTGTGGCAGGTGATTGGTGTCGTGCTGGTGTGCTTCGTCATCCTCGCTGTCGTACTCGCCGTCACGGCAGTGGCCGGTCGGAAGTTGGGATTCTCCGTCCCCGACCGGATCGTCATCGTCTTCTGCGGATCGAAGAAGAGCCTCGCGACCGGTCTGCCGATGGCCTCGGTCCTGTTCGCGGGACATCCGGTGGGGCTGATAGTGCTGCCGCTGATGATCTTCCACCAGATCCAGCTCATCGTCTGCGCCGCGCTCGCGCAGAAGTATTCGAGGCGCAGCCGCGAGGAGTCGGCCAGTACTGTGGCATGA
- a CDS encoding DUF1648 domain-containing protein, translating into MKSSRVVDPAGAVFGLLLPVLAALFGVVLTKIWEPRLPAEIATHWTTTSPDGFATPMSSAWTFALVTVLFGGGCAAIAALAQAMLMMRRTMLVVGLSVVGLILTVQVVLLYVQLDITDAAHTQLPLWSLGLGVVIGAVVGLLGAALLRDYRPRVSATSPPDPRLPRADDPATVADTVGFGTVGSLVLLLLLGVAPAVAVCLLVDGWWPLAVFVPVGLLVVSLLRFRVIVDPSGIRVVNMGMTALQYGVDEIEGARVDVIKPFDDFGGWGLKVKGRRNYGVVTRSGPAVIVTTACGDRLTVTSARAEDMAGALNTFADRRLRHP; encoded by the coding sequence GTGAAGTCCTCGCGCGTCGTCGACCCCGCAGGCGCAGTTTTCGGTCTCCTGCTGCCGGTCCTCGCCGCCCTGTTCGGGGTCGTCCTCACGAAGATCTGGGAACCGCGGCTGCCCGCGGAGATCGCAACCCACTGGACCACCACCTCGCCCGACGGCTTCGCCACCCCGATGTCGAGCGCTTGGACCTTTGCCCTGGTGACGGTCCTGTTCGGTGGCGGATGTGCCGCGATCGCCGCACTGGCCCAGGCGATGCTGATGATGCGCCGCACGATGCTCGTCGTCGGACTGTCCGTGGTCGGCCTGATCCTGACGGTGCAGGTGGTGCTGCTCTACGTCCAACTCGACATCACCGACGCCGCTCATACCCAACTGCCGTTGTGGTCGCTCGGCCTCGGCGTCGTGATCGGCGCGGTCGTCGGCCTGCTCGGCGCCGCCCTGCTGCGCGACTACCGGCCCCGGGTGTCCGCCACAAGTCCCCCCGACCCCCGGTTGCCGCGCGCCGACGACCCGGCGACGGTCGCGGACACGGTCGGTTTCGGCACCGTCGGCTCGCTGGTGCTGCTCCTGCTGCTCGGTGTCGCGCCCGCTGTCGCCGTCTGTCTGCTCGTCGACGGGTGGTGGCCGCTCGCGGTGTTCGTTCCGGTCGGGCTGCTGGTGGTGAGCCTGCTCCGCTTCCGGGTGATCGTCGATCCGTCCGGCATCCGGGTGGTGAACATGGGCATGACCGCATTGCAGTACGGCGTCGACGAGATCGAGGGCGCCCGCGTCGACGTGATCAAGCCGTTCGACGACTTCGGAGGCTGGGGACTCAAGGTGAAGGGCCGGCGGAACTACGGCGTCGTGACGAGGAGCGGTCCCGCCGTGATCGTCACGACGGCGTGCGGCGACCGGCTGACCGTCACCAGTGCACGGGCCGAGGACATGGCCGGGGCGCTCAACACGTTCGCCGACAGGCGGCTCCGCCACCCGTGA